Genomic window (Salvelinus alpinus chromosome 26, SLU_Salpinus.1, whole genome shotgun sequence):
ATAGAGGATCCAGAGTCCATGGATGTATTTATTAGTGCACACTAACAAAAAAAACATCtggcaaacaagagtttctattggacaaatttagATAGGTCCCTCCATGTTCGTTATTGTTTacttcctagtgaatacacccctgaccACTTGGCAGAGGTCTAGCTTAGTAGCTTCCCTTCCGTACCTCTTGTATCCAGTGATGCGGATGGTGGCGGGCAGCGGTTCTCTCATAGCCTCCATGAACTGGTCAAACTCCCCCTCTGGCACCAGGCCCAGCTCCTGGTAGTATGCCTCAAACAGCTTGTTCTCCTTGATGATGTCAGCATAGCCTGCACCCCAACCCTACAGGACAGAGatatgggaggagagggaagacgcCAGGcgacagggggaggagagcagatgAGGGGGGAACCGAAGAGGAGACatgggaggagaggaatggatggGGGTAAAGTGAAGTGTGAAGAGGATGTGGGTTTTCTGAATTGCAGCTTCAGATGGATAGATATTGATATAGTTTACTATCATAGTACAATAGCTATAAccttgtcccagatctgtttttaCTGCATAGCCAACTCCTTGACATGCCAGCACAAACATCTGGGACCAAGataaaatagctagctagctagctacacatagCTATGTCAACAAGTCATTATAAGCAATGAGTTGTGCAGTagcaatcaaatcaaagttgCTGGGGAGAAATTAAATCTCTTTGACTCGGCATACAATAATTTGAGGTGACCTAGGCAAGTTAGCTACAGTACGCTAAATTAGCCGGCTAGCTATGAAGAGCTATCAAAACTTACAGCATTGTCCCGGTTATCCCTTCCACCAGGCTTGCTATTATTTTGATGCTCCTTCTTTCTCAGTCGACTTCTCTTCCCCATTTTGGAAACACACACCACTCTAAATATGAACCTGCGAAGCAACGTTCTGGTGTAGCTAAATGTATTTTACTAACAGGATGATTGAAATGCGAATGGTACTGCACTCGTGTTCTGTTTCTGCGACTGACGCACACATGTGAGACAGGACCCCAGTTTATAGGTAGCGATGTATTAGCCTGAGAAATAGAAAATATCAGTGCAACATTTTGGCCAACTAAAACCAAAAACACACTCAAATATATTTTCGTTTTGGAGCTAGTCAGACAGTGACCAATGATAagctttttttgtgtgtgcacGAATACCCCTTCCTCCAAACAATAAATAAAGGAGCCTGACTCATAATGAACCAATCGAGTCACTTTATTTTGCATCGTCATTATCTAGCCAATTGAAAATGGATACAACGTTATTCAACTACAAGGTGTGTTCAGGAGAAACCACCATAAACTATAAGCTATAAACTAAGTATATAGCCATTGCTCCTTGTTTCCTTAACTGGCGATGAATCAACGATATAGTCCGTAGCTTATTCCTCGCCAGTTAAGGAAACAAGGGGCAATGgctatatacttttttttttaaacgacagTTTGGATAAATATGTAATGGAATTCATCTAAATTTACTGTCATTTCATCTTTTTACCAGTGTGGTGGTTTCTCCTGAACACACCTTGTAGTTGAATAACGTTGTATCCATTTTCAATTGGCTAGATAATGACGATGCAAAACAAAGTGACTCGATTGGTTCATTATGAGTCAGGCTCCTTTATTTATCCTTATGATTGGACGACAGAACTGAGCAGACCAGTGAGATGATCGCAGTACGCATACTTGTGCAAGTGACATATGTGTTCATTATTGCCTTGGATACATTCActttatttacattgttttgaataaaaatgtaatttctTACACTATTTGCAGCTTATCTGGTAAAGATGGACAGTATTCTTTCAAAGCTTTTTGCCTCCGACACAGAAGAGTTGTATGTTTTGGACTGCCTGGCATACTTCATGATTTTCATGGCTGCTTGTACTTTCATAACTTTACTCTTTGAAAATGTCCCCTATGGCAGATACGCAACAAGCAGATATGGATTCCCCGTCAACGTCAAATTCGCCTGGTTCGTGCAGGAACTACCTGCTTTTCTGGTGCCACTGTGCCTTGTGTTGTGGACTTCTGCTGCGAAAACCACTCATCTTCCCAATCAGTTACTGCTGGTCATGTACTTCTGCCACTATGTGCAAAGGTAAGACCCAATGGTTCGAAGATAGTACTTTGTATGCATGTGAAGTACAGTGTTACTCTGACAAACACTAACTGTCATATCTTCTAGGTCAGTGGTTCTCAatctttttttggttactgtatCACCAAGTACATTTTGCTCTGCCCAGAGTACCGCCTCATATGCAATTGAATTCTCAATTGTAATAACACATTGCTAAATTATGTGCCAAGTTGTAACTGAAATGCAGTGCATTCCCAGCCATGAGACATGCATCCTAGACAACAGGTGGTGAAATGATTATTCAtcagttttatttattttcttctaGATCTCTCATCTATCCATTTTTAATTCGTGGAGGGAAATCTACACCGTTTGCATCGTTCGCCTTGGCCTTTGTGTTCTGCATCTATAATGGCTACATGCAGGTCAGATACCTGAGCCACTATGCAGAGTACTCTGCTGATTGGGTTACCAGCCCTTGCTTTATCACAGGTAAGAGACATGGCTGACATGACATACAGCATAGGGTCTGTATTAATGCATAAACCACACATTCACAAATTACACAGTTGTCTATTTCAATATGTTCCATGAATTTCTTCTCGTTCTAGAGTTATCCACGTCATGCTATCCAAAACATACCTTACATTTCCTAATTTTCACCTCATTGGTTGTCTTATACACTGTCATTATAAATCAGCTTCCCCATTGGTTGATTTTCAGGCTCTGCGCtgtggttggtgggttggttggtGAACGTTCA
Coding sequences:
- the srd5a1 gene encoding 3-oxo-5-alpha-steroid 4-dehydrogenase 1 isoform X2, giving the protein MIAVRILVYATSRYGFPVNVKFAWFVQELPAFLVPLCLVLWTSAAKTTHLPNQLLLVMYFCHYVQRSLIYPFLIRGGKSTPFASFALAFVFCIYNGYMQVRYLSHYAEYSADWVTSPCFITGSALWLVGWLVNVHSDHILRNLRKPGETGYKIPTGGLFEYVSGANFFGEITEWAGFALAAHSVHSASFSIFTLIVLASRAFAHHRWYLQKFEDYPKSRKALIPFVL
- the srd5a1 gene encoding 3-oxo-5-alpha-steroid 4-dehydrogenase 1 isoform X1, yielding MDSILSKLFASDTEELYVLDCLAYFMIFMAACTFITLLFENVPYGRYATSRYGFPVNVKFAWFVQELPAFLVPLCLVLWTSAAKTTHLPNQLLLVMYFCHYVQRSLIYPFLIRGGKSTPFASFALAFVFCIYNGYMQVRYLSHYAEYSADWVTSPCFITGSALWLVGWLVNVHSDHILRNLRKPGETGYKIPTGGLFEYVSGANFFGEITEWAGFALAAHSVHSASFSIFTLIVLASRAFAHHRWYLQKFEDYPKSRKALIPFVL